One window of Paenibacillus albicereus genomic DNA carries:
- a CDS encoding 5'-methylthioadenosine/adenosylhomocysteine nucleosidase: MTYGTVGIIGAMAEELELLFRSGEMGEETRKAGMTFRRGTLHGQPIIAVKSGVGKVNAAVCTQALIDLGADCVLFTGVAGAIDPELRIGDIVVSTASVQHDMDVTALGFGPGVIPYQEVSVFPADAELVELAAEAGAAAAKGKAIRGIVLSGDQFIASRDKVQQLRDVFSGACAEMEGAAVAQVCHLNEVPYVVIRSMSDQADGSAHMNFEEFTVLAANQSFQVIDAMIRSLSRG, encoded by the coding sequence ATGACGTACGGAACGGTCGGAATCATCGGCGCGATGGCGGAGGAGCTGGAGCTGCTCTTTCGGAGCGGGGAGATGGGCGAGGAGACGCGCAAGGCGGGCATGACGTTCCGTAGGGGCACGCTGCACGGACAGCCGATCATCGCCGTGAAATCCGGCGTCGGCAAGGTGAACGCCGCCGTCTGCACGCAGGCGCTCATCGATCTGGGCGCGGACTGCGTCCTGTTCACCGGTGTCGCCGGCGCGATCGATCCCGAGCTGCGCATCGGCGACATCGTCGTGTCGACGGCCTCCGTCCAGCATGATATGGACGTGACCGCGCTCGGCTTCGGGCCAGGCGTCATCCCTTACCAGGAGGTATCCGTCTTCCCGGCCGACGCGGAGCTGGTCGAGCTCGCGGCGGAGGCAGGCGCGGCCGCCGCCAAGGGCAAGGCGATCCGCGGCATCGTGCTGTCCGGCGATCAGTTCATCGCCAGCCGAGACAAGGTGCAGCAGCTGCGCGACGTCTTCAGCGGGGCATGCGCGGAGATGGAGGGGGCGGCCGTCGCTCAGGTCTGCCATCTCAATGAGGTGCCTTATGTCGTCATCCGATCGATGTCGGATCAGGCCGACGGCAGCGCGCATATGAATTTTGAGGAATTCACGGTGCTGGCCGCCAACCAGTCGTTCCAGGTCATCGATGCGATGATCCGCAGCCTCAGCCGCGGCTGA
- the ccpA gene encoding catabolite control protein A → MTVTIYDVAREAGVSMATVSRVVNNNPNVKPQTRKKVYEAIDRLGYRPNAVARGLASKKTTTVGVVIPDISNSNFAEVARGIEDIANMYHYNIILCSADKRKDKEIRVINTLLEKQVDGLLFMGGAVTDEHKQAFKTANVPVVLCATTDEQNEIPSVDIDHEAAAYDAVKTLIGHGHRDIAMISGTLQDPSVGYARYQGYKRALQEAGIPEREDFVRVGNYRYESGIEAMGHFLEPDKLPSAVFAATDEMAIGAIHAIQDKGLSVPGDISVISVDNSRMAEMVRPTLSAVAQPMYDIGAVSMRLLTKLMKKEPVEQSKVILPHDVVKRNSAGAAQA, encoded by the coding sequence GTGACTGTAACCATTTACGATGTTGCAAGAGAAGCGGGAGTGTCCATGGCTACGGTCTCCCGCGTCGTCAACAACAATCCGAACGTCAAGCCGCAAACGCGCAAGAAGGTGTATGAAGCGATCGACAGGCTCGGCTACCGCCCGAACGCGGTGGCGCGCGGACTCGCCAGCAAGAAGACGACCACCGTCGGAGTCGTCATCCCCGACATCTCGAACTCGAACTTCGCCGAGGTCGCGCGGGGCATCGAGGACATCGCGAACATGTACCACTACAATATCATTCTTTGCAGCGCCGACAAGCGCAAGGATAAGGAGATCCGCGTCATCAACACGCTGCTGGAGAAGCAGGTCGACGGCCTCCTCTTCATGGGCGGCGCGGTGACGGACGAGCACAAGCAGGCGTTCAAGACGGCCAACGTGCCGGTCGTGCTGTGCGCGACGACGGACGAGCAGAACGAGATTCCGTCCGTCGACATCGATCATGAAGCGGCCGCTTATGATGCCGTCAAGACGCTGATCGGCCATGGCCATCGCGACATCGCGATGATCAGCGGCACGCTGCAGGACCCGTCCGTCGGCTACGCCCGCTACCAAGGCTACAAGCGCGCCCTGCAGGAAGCGGGCATCCCGGAGCGGGAGGACTTCGTGCGCGTCGGCAATTACCGCTACGAGTCCGGGATCGAGGCGATGGGGCATTTCCTGGAGCCGGACAAGCTCCCGAGCGCCGTATTCGCGGCGACGGACGAGATGGCGATCGGCGCCATCCATGCGATCCAGGACAAAGGCCTTTCCGTGCCGGGCGACATCTCGGTCATCAGCGTCGACAACAGCCGCATGGCGGAGATGGTGCGTCCGACGCTGTCCGCCGTCGCCCAGCCGATGTACGACATCGGCGCCGTATCGATGCGCCTGCTCACCAAGCTCATGAAAAAAGAGCCCGTCGAGCAGTCCAAGGTCATCCTGCCGCATGACGTCGTGAAGCGGAACTCGGCGGGAGCGGCTCAAGCATGA
- the ytxJ gene encoding bacillithiol system redox-active protein YtxJ, with product MSFISLQTVEDWNDVLQKSHEKPVLVFKHSTRCSISAEAHEAWESWTRSAKSADVETALVRVVEERPVSNAIEESLGVKHASPQAILVKDGKAEWNASHWNITESSLAENAR from the coding sequence ATGAGCTTCATTTCCCTTCAGACGGTCGAGGATTGGAACGACGTGCTGCAAAAGTCGCATGAAAAGCCGGTGCTCGTCTTCAAGCACAGCACGCGCTGCTCGATCAGCGCGGAGGCCCATGAAGCCTGGGAGAGCTGGACGCGCTCGGCCAAGAGCGCAGACGTAGAGACGGCTCTGGTGCGCGTCGTCGAAGAGCGTCCGGTGTCGAACGCGATCGAGGAGAGCCTCGGCGTGAAGCATGCCTCCCCGCAGGCGATTCTGGTGAAGGACGGCAAGGCCGAGTGGAACGCGTCCCACTGGAACATCACGGAGTCGTCGCTGGCCGAGAACGCCCGCTGA
- a CDS encoding type 1 glutamine amidotransferase domain-containing protein, producing the protein MTLQGKRVVCLLDDEFEDLELWYPVYRVREEGAVVEFAGPEKGKTHIGKYGVPATADLAYGEVDASQVDGLLVPGGWAPDKIRRYPEVLRLVQEMDRDGKPIGQICHAGWVLISAKILRGRQVTSTPGIRDDMENAGAVWHDEAVVVDGNLVSARRPPDLPPYAKAFVDALKSL; encoded by the coding sequence ATGACGCTGCAAGGAAAACGAGTCGTCTGCCTGCTGGACGACGAATTCGAGGATCTCGAGCTGTGGTATCCCGTCTATCGGGTCCGGGAGGAGGGAGCGGTCGTCGAGTTCGCCGGTCCGGAGAAGGGCAAGACCCATATCGGAAAGTACGGCGTGCCCGCCACCGCCGACCTCGCCTACGGAGAGGTCGACGCCTCGCAGGTGGACGGGCTGCTCGTGCCCGGCGGATGGGCGCCGGACAAGATCCGGCGCTATCCCGAGGTGCTGCGCCTCGTGCAGGAGATGGACCGCGACGGCAAGCCGATCGGCCAGATCTGCCATGCCGGATGGGTGCTCATCTCCGCCAAGATTTTGCGGGGACGGCAAGTGACCTCCACCCCGGGCATCCGGGATGACATGGAGAACGCTGGCGCCGTCTGGCACGACGAGGCCGTCGTCGTCGACGGCAACCTCGTTTCGGCGCGCCGTCCGCCGGATTTGCCGCCGTATGCGAAAGCTTTCGTCGACGCGCTGAAAAGCCTCTGA
- the ptsP gene encoding phosphoenolpyruvate--protein phosphotransferase, whose amino-acid sequence MTQGIGASAGIAIGKCFVLPNWEWDLPEQKIDVADLAREFERLYEGIRTSKVEIEQMKDELSEVVGPDERSIFDAHLAILDDPVFMNEIQGMIERQYKAAEVAVKEAIDHFVTMFDLLDDEYMKERALDIRDVGNRLLKHLLGAPEITLPSDTQPYVLVAKELSPSQLAHLNPRNVLGIATFGGSTTSHSAIMARALGIPLVVSVDDELEERVQTGDVLLLDGGSGFVELSPSAELIAAYARIKQEQEEEQARLRGLAHVDPSTPDGKRLRLSANISSLKELEIALSSGAHGVGLFRTEFLYMDRTRFPKEEEQFEVYRSVAEKLDGGPLVIRTLDIGGDKHLDYFELPEEENPFLGYRAIRISLDRKDLFRTQLRAILRASHYGDVKVMYPLISSVEEVREANRLLREAMAELEAEGKPFNRSMETGVMIELPAAVMIAELLAREVDFFSIGTNDLVQFTLAVDRMNDKISHLYEPYHPAVLRMLRTTVEAGRRQGITVGVCGEMAGDPAALPIWLGLNVDGLSMSSHSILQVKERLLRTSQEDSRSALEHVMASSTAAEAKLHLQRFKQEVDERESPEPAESGRGNG is encoded by the coding sequence ATGACACAGGGTATTGGAGCTTCGGCGGGAATCGCGATCGGCAAGTGCTTCGTGCTCCCGAACTGGGAGTGGGACCTGCCGGAGCAGAAAATCGACGTCGCCGACCTGGCGCGGGAATTCGAGCGCCTGTACGAGGGCATCCGCACGTCCAAGGTCGAGATCGAGCAGATGAAAGACGAGCTCAGCGAAGTGGTCGGCCCCGACGAGAGGAGCATTTTCGACGCCCATCTGGCGATTCTGGACGATCCGGTCTTCATGAACGAGATCCAGGGGATGATCGAGCGGCAGTACAAGGCGGCGGAGGTTGCGGTCAAGGAAGCGATCGACCACTTCGTGACGATGTTCGACCTGCTGGACGACGAATACATGAAGGAGCGGGCGCTCGACATCCGCGATGTCGGCAACCGGCTGCTCAAGCATCTGCTGGGAGCGCCCGAGATCACGCTGCCTTCGGATACGCAGCCGTACGTGCTCGTGGCCAAGGAGCTGTCTCCTTCGCAGCTCGCCCATCTCAATCCGCGCAACGTCCTCGGCATCGCCACCTTCGGCGGCAGCACGACGTCGCATTCGGCCATCATGGCGAGGGCGCTCGGCATCCCGCTCGTCGTCTCCGTCGACGACGAGCTGGAGGAGCGCGTGCAGACCGGCGACGTCCTGCTGCTGGACGGCGGGAGCGGCTTCGTCGAGCTGAGCCCTTCGGCCGAGCTCATCGCGGCCTATGCCCGCATCAAGCAGGAGCAGGAAGAGGAGCAGGCCCGGCTGCGAGGGCTGGCCCATGTCGATCCGTCGACGCCGGACGGCAAGCGGCTGCGCTTGTCGGCCAACATCAGCTCGCTCAAGGAGCTGGAGATCGCCTTGTCGAGCGGCGCGCACGGCGTCGGACTGTTCCGCACGGAGTTCCTCTACATGGACCGGACCCGCTTTCCCAAGGAAGAGGAGCAGTTCGAGGTCTATCGCAGCGTCGCCGAAAAGCTGGACGGCGGTCCGCTCGTCATCCGCACGCTCGACATCGGCGGCGACAAGCATCTCGACTACTTCGAGCTGCCGGAGGAGGAGAATCCGTTCCTCGGCTATCGCGCCATCCGCATCAGCCTCGACCGCAAGGACCTGTTCCGCACGCAGCTTCGCGCGATTCTCCGCGCCTCTCATTACGGCGACGTCAAAGTGATGTACCCGCTCATCTCCTCGGTCGAGGAGGTGCGGGAGGCGAACCGGCTGCTGCGGGAGGCGATGGCCGAGCTGGAGGCGGAGGGCAAGCCGTTCAACCGCTCCATGGAGACCGGCGTCATGATCGAGCTGCCGGCCGCCGTCATGATCGCGGAGCTGCTGGCGAGAGAGGTCGATTTCTTCAGCATCGGCACCAACGACCTCGTCCAGTTCACGCTCGCCGTCGACCGGATGAACGACAAGATCTCCCATCTGTACGAGCCGTATCATCCGGCCGTGCTGCGCATGCTGCGGACGACGGTCGAGGCCGGACGCAGGCAAGGAATCACGGTCGGCGTTTGCGGCGAGATGGCTGGCGATCCAGCGGCGCTGCCGATCTGGCTCGGACTCAACGTCGACGGGCTGAGCATGTCGTCGCATTCCATCCTGCAGGTCAAGGAGCGCCTGCTGCGCACGAGCCAGGAAGACAGCCGCAGCGCCCTGGAGCATGTGATGGCGAGCAGTACGGCGGCCGAGGCGAAGCTGCACCTGCAGCGCTTCAAGCAAGAGGTCGACGAGCGCGAGTCGCCGGAGCCGGCTGAGAGCGGGCGCGGCAACGGATAG
- a CDS encoding glucose PTS transporter subunit IIA, which produces MNFMGNLQQLGRAVMLPMTVLPAAAICMSLAQLPWDAAGMPAMAEYLRIAGRSLFLFLPYLFAAGVAWGTSSNGGAASLSALAGMFIYSGIVQSSGYDIEPTVLIGALIGMLSGYSYERFKSIRLPESIQFFGGPRFVPLFVSFVCILFSLLMVAAAPSLSRALLWLGDVVASAGGFGVFLYGFLHRILVVFGLHHLLNHVFWFQVGGYRMDEGTMVYGDLPRFFAGDPTAGAFMAGLYPTMMFALPAIALAIIQEAREDLKPKIKRTFLSAALASFLTGVSEPVEFAFLFVAPYLFVIHSVLSGLIMWIVYELGIRHGFSFSGGAIDYVINMHLATKGWLLLPLGIVVFLLYYGLFRWAIRRFQIPTPGREEGSALDEWAGDIPYRAPLILQAIGGKENLETLEACITRLRIKVRNDKLLDTAALRDLGAAGVIRLGGGNVQVVFGTFSELIREEMLKTMQRDRAQVLFSSPVQGRMIPLDEVPDPIFAGKLVGDGAAFLPERGELVAPVKGEVILLYPTMHAVGLRTPEGLEVLMHIGIDTSALDGYFHAAVKEGDAVIPGQLLISFDIQRLRKTGKSLATPMLITNPQLVRSWGFGPFKSVKRGQTAVMSVMLRESKDSQVGGKRS; this is translated from the coding sequence ATGAACTTCATGGGCAACCTGCAGCAGCTCGGCCGCGCCGTCATGCTGCCGATGACGGTGCTTCCCGCCGCGGCAATCTGCATGAGCCTGGCCCAGCTGCCGTGGGATGCGGCCGGAATGCCGGCGATGGCGGAGTATTTGCGGATTGCCGGCCGCTCGCTCTTCCTCTTCCTGCCCTATTTGTTCGCTGCCGGCGTCGCCTGGGGCACCTCGAGCAACGGGGGAGCCGCGAGCCTGTCCGCGCTGGCCGGCATGTTCATCTACTCGGGCATCGTGCAGTCCAGCGGCTACGACATCGAGCCGACGGTGCTGATCGGCGCGCTCATCGGCATGCTTTCGGGCTACAGCTACGAACGGTTCAAGTCGATCCGGCTGCCCGAATCGATCCAGTTTTTCGGAGGCCCGAGGTTCGTGCCGCTGTTCGTCAGCTTCGTCTGCATCCTGTTCTCGCTGCTCATGGTCGCGGCGGCGCCGTCGCTGAGCCGAGCCCTCCTCTGGCTCGGAGACGTCGTCGCCTCGGCGGGCGGCTTCGGCGTGTTCCTGTATGGATTCCTGCACCGGATCCTCGTCGTGTTCGGCCTGCATCACCTGCTCAACCACGTGTTCTGGTTTCAGGTGGGGGGCTACCGCATGGACGAAGGCACGATGGTGTACGGCGACCTGCCGCGCTTCTTCGCGGGCGACCCGACCGCGGGCGCGTTCATGGCGGGGCTGTATCCGACGATGATGTTCGCCCTGCCGGCGATCGCGCTGGCGATCATCCAGGAGGCGCGGGAGGACCTCAAGCCCAAGATCAAGCGCACGTTCCTGTCGGCGGCGCTCGCCTCGTTCTTGACCGGCGTCTCGGAACCGGTGGAGTTCGCGTTCCTGTTCGTCGCGCCCTATTTGTTCGTCATCCATTCCGTGCTGTCCGGCCTTATCATGTGGATCGTGTACGAGCTCGGCATCCGGCACGGCTTCTCGTTCTCCGGGGGCGCGATCGACTACGTCATCAACATGCATCTGGCGACGAAGGGCTGGCTGCTTCTTCCTCTGGGCATCGTCGTGTTTCTGCTGTATTATGGACTTTTCCGCTGGGCGATCCGCCGCTTCCAGATCCCGACGCCGGGACGCGAGGAAGGCTCGGCGCTCGACGAGTGGGCCGGCGACATTCCGTACCGCGCGCCGCTCATCCTGCAGGCGATCGGCGGCAAGGAGAACCTCGAGACGCTCGAGGCGTGCATCACGCGGCTGCGGATCAAGGTCCGCAACGACAAGCTGCTCGACACCGCGGCGCTGCGCGACCTCGGCGCGGCCGGCGTCATCCGCCTCGGCGGCGGCAACGTGCAGGTCGTGTTCGGCACGTTCTCCGAGCTGATCCGCGAGGAGATGCTCAAGACGATGCAGCGGGACCGCGCCCAGGTGCTGTTCAGCTCGCCGGTACAAGGACGGATGATTCCGCTCGACGAGGTGCCCGATCCGATCTTCGCCGGGAAGCTCGTCGGAGACGGCGCCGCGTTCCTGCCGGAGCGCGGCGAGCTCGTCGCCCCGGTCAAGGGCGAGGTCATCCTCCTCTATCCGACGATGCATGCCGTCGGGCTGCGTACGCCCGAGGGGCTGGAGGTATTGATGCATATCGGCATCGATACGTCGGCCCTGGACGGCTATTTCCATGCGGCGGTCAAGGAAGGGGATGCGGTCATTCCCGGCCAGCTGCTCATCTCGTTCGACATCCAGCGCCTGCGCAAGACGGGCAAGTCGCTGGCGACGCCGATGCTCATCACGAATCCGCAGCTCGTCCGCTCCTGGGGCTTCGGACCATTCAAGTCGGTGAAGCGGGGCCAGACGGCCGTCATGTCCGTCATGCTCCGCGAATCCAAGGACAGTCAGGTTGGAGGGAAACGCTCATGA
- a CDS encoding CoA-binding protein, giving the protein MPFENPEREQIKQLLEANTTVAVVGLSDNPERTSHAVSQAMQQRGYRIIPVNPAAQGDILGERCYPDLASVPEPIGIVDVFRRSEFTPDIAREAVAAGAKVLWLQLGVYNEEAAEIARQGGLVVVMDRCIKVEDSILQPRIR; this is encoded by the coding sequence ATGCCGTTTGAAAATCCCGAACGCGAACAGATCAAGCAGCTGCTCGAGGCGAACACGACCGTAGCGGTCGTCGGCCTCTCCGACAACCCGGAGCGCACGTCCCATGCCGTCTCGCAGGCGATGCAGCAGCGGGGCTACCGCATCATTCCGGTCAATCCGGCGGCGCAAGGCGACATCCTTGGGGAGCGCTGCTACCCCGACCTCGCCTCCGTGCCGGAGCCGATCGGCATCGTCGACGTCTTCCGGCGCAGCGAGTTCACGCCGGACATCGCGCGCGAGGCGGTCGCGGCCGGTGCCAAGGTGCTCTGGCTGCAGCTCGGCGTCTACAACGAAGAAGCGGCCGAGATCGCCCGCCAGGGCGGACTGGTTGTCGTCATGGACCGCTGCATCAAGGTGGAGGACTCCATCCTCCAGCCCCGGATCCGCTGA
- the aroA gene encoding 3-phosphoshikimate 1-carboxyvinyltransferase, which produces MDVLVTPTPELKGSIQALSSKNYTTRYLLVAALAEGTSTIHHPAHSEDSDAMRRCIRDLGAELEEDDEKIVIRGFGSAPRDVRELNVGNAGAVLRFLMAVAALCPDVTFVNAYPDSLGKRPHDDLIVSLRQLGVEVDDHGGKLPITIRGGAPKGGKITVSGNVSSQFLSALLFLAPLLREDSEIEVLDDLKSKVVVGQTLEVLEQAGIVIEASDDLMRYRVPGGQRYQARDYRVQGDYPGSAAVLAAAAVTRSEVTIHGLPEQSRQGERAVVDVLRMMETPLVHEGDDITVRGNGKLKAVEFDGDAATDAVLAMVAAAVYAEGTSRFYNVENLRYKECDRITDYLTELRKAGADVEEKRDEIIVHGKPEGLEGGVEINAHYDHRVIMALTVVGLRCRRPLRIRDAHHVAKSYPIFFDHLQALGANVEWQE; this is translated from the coding sequence ATGGACGTACTCGTAACGCCGACACCGGAGCTCAAGGGCAGCATCCAGGCCCTCTCCTCCAAGAACTATACGACCCGCTACCTGCTCGTGGCCGCGCTGGCCGAAGGCACGAGCACCATCCATCATCCGGCGCACAGCGAGGACAGCGACGCGATGCGGCGCTGCATCCGCGACCTGGGCGCGGAGCTGGAGGAGGACGACGAGAAGATCGTCATCCGCGGCTTCGGCAGCGCGCCGCGAGACGTGCGCGAGCTGAACGTCGGCAATGCCGGCGCCGTGCTGCGCTTCCTGATGGCGGTCGCCGCGCTTTGTCCGGATGTGACGTTTGTCAATGCGTACCCGGATTCGCTCGGCAAGCGCCCTCACGACGATCTGATCGTCTCGCTGCGTCAGCTCGGAGTCGAAGTCGACGACCATGGAGGCAAGCTGCCGATCACCATCCGGGGCGGCGCGCCCAAGGGCGGCAAGATCACCGTCTCCGGCAACGTCAGCTCCCAGTTCCTCAGCGCGCTGCTGTTCCTCGCGCCGCTGCTGCGGGAGGACAGCGAGATCGAGGTGCTGGACGACCTCAAGTCCAAGGTCGTCGTCGGCCAGACGCTCGAGGTGCTGGAGCAGGCCGGCATCGTCATCGAGGCCTCGGACGATCTGATGCGCTACCGCGTGCCGGGCGGCCAGCGCTACCAGGCCCGCGATTACCGCGTCCAGGGCGATTATCCGGGCTCGGCGGCGGTGCTGGCGGCTGCGGCCGTCACGCGCTCGGAGGTGACGATCCACGGCCTGCCGGAGCAGAGCCGCCAAGGCGAGCGCGCCGTCGTCGACGTGCTGCGCATGATGGAGACGCCGCTCGTCCATGAGGGCGACGACATCACGGTGCGCGGCAACGGCAAGCTGAAGGCGGTCGAGTTCGACGGCGACGCGGCGACCGATGCCGTGCTGGCGATGGTCGCAGCGGCCGTTTATGCCGAGGGCACGTCCCGCTTCTACAACGTGGAGAACCTGCGCTACAAAGAGTGCGACCGCATTACCGACTACCTGACGGAGCTGCGCAAGGCAGGAGCGGACGTCGAGGAGAAGCGGGACGAGATCATCGTGCACGGCAAGCCGGAGGGGCTGGAGGGCGGCGTCGAGATCAATGCCCATTACGACCACCGCGTCATCATGGCGCTGACGGTCGTCGGCCTGCGCTGCCGCCGGCCGCTGCGCATCCGCGACGCGCATCATGTCGCCAAGTCGTATCCGATCTTCTTTGACCATCTGCAGGCGCTCGGCGCCAACGTAGAGTGGCAGGAATAG
- a CDS encoding shikimate kinase, protein MSQAGENKDKIVLVGFMGTGKSTVAAELAARLGWRCADTDSEVVREQGCSIAELFESRGEACFRDAETNALGRLLACGEPLVIATGGGAVLRERNRRLMLEGAFVAALQASEAVIVERVRHDRGRPLLAGDPAAKVRELLEKRQGAYDFAPLQLMTDGLTPEEAAEAVAEAYRGASRLYRASDL, encoded by the coding sequence ATGAGCCAGGCAGGAGAGAACAAGGACAAGATCGTCCTCGTCGGCTTCATGGGCACGGGCAAGTCGACGGTAGCCGCCGAGCTCGCCGCGCGGCTCGGCTGGCGTTGCGCCGACACCGACAGCGAAGTCGTGCGCGAGCAGGGCTGCTCGATCGCGGAGCTGTTCGAGTCGCGCGGGGAAGCCTGCTTCCGCGATGCGGAGACGAACGCGCTGGGCCGGCTGCTGGCATGCGGGGAGCCGCTCGTCATCGCCACCGGCGGCGGAGCGGTGCTGCGCGAGCGCAACCGGCGGCTCATGCTGGAGGGCGCGTTCGTGGCGGCGCTGCAGGCATCGGAGGCGGTCATCGTGGAGCGGGTGCGTCATGACCGAGGCCGTCCGCTGCTGGCCGGCGATCCGGCGGCCAAGGTGCGCGAGCTGCTGGAGAAGCGCCAGGGAGCGTATGATTTCGCTCCGCTGCAGCTCATGACGGACGGACTCACCCCGGAGGAAGCGGCGGAGGCGGTGGCCGAGGCGTATCGAGGCGCTTCAAGGCTTTACCGCGCTTCCGACCTATAG
- the gndA gene encoding NADP-dependent phosphogluconate dehydrogenase, which yields MSKQQIGVVGLAVMGKNLALNIESKGFTVSVYNRSREKTDELLAESPGKNLHPAYTIEEFVASLEVPRKILIMVKAGGPTDAVIDELVPHLEQGDIIIDGGNAYFPDTERRSKALEAQGFRFVGTGVSGGEEGALKGPSIMPGGPESAYKLVEPILTGISAKVNGDPCCTYIGPGGAGHYVKMVHNGIEYGDMQLITEAYHLLSSVLGLSTDELHEIFAEWNKGELDSYLIEITADIFSKKDPETGQAMVDVILDSAGQKGTGKWTSQSALDLGVPLSIITQSVFSRFLSAMKEERVAASKVLSGPKPAPYAGDKAAFVEAVRKALFASKICSYAQGFAQMRAASEEYGWDLRYGNIAMIFRGGCIIRARFLQNIMDAYDRDPGLKNLLLDDYFKHAVESYQGAWREVVTTAVASGIPVPGFSSALAYFDSYRTERLPANLLQAQRDYFGAHTFQRVDKEGVFHFEWMDSSEG from the coding sequence ATGTCGAAACAGCAAATCGGCGTCGTCGGTCTCGCCGTCATGGGCAAGAACCTCGCGCTCAATATCGAGAGCAAAGGCTTCACCGTATCCGTCTACAACCGTTCCCGCGAAAAAACGGACGAGCTCCTGGCGGAGTCGCCGGGCAAGAACCTCCATCCGGCCTATACGATCGAGGAATTCGTCGCTTCCCTGGAAGTGCCGCGCAAAATCCTCATCATGGTCAAGGCGGGCGGTCCTACGGACGCGGTCATCGACGAGCTCGTGCCGCATCTGGAGCAGGGCGACATCATCATCGACGGGGGCAACGCCTACTTCCCGGACACCGAGCGCCGGAGCAAGGCGCTTGAGGCTCAAGGCTTCCGCTTCGTCGGCACGGGTGTATCCGGCGGCGAGGAAGGCGCGCTGAAGGGCCCTTCGATCATGCCGGGCGGTCCGGAATCCGCCTACAAGCTGGTCGAGCCGATCCTGACGGGCATCTCCGCCAAGGTGAACGGCGATCCTTGCTGCACGTACATCGGACCGGGCGGCGCCGGCCACTACGTCAAGATGGTGCACAACGGCATCGAATACGGCGACATGCAGCTCATCACCGAGGCGTACCACCTGCTGAGCTCGGTGCTCGGCCTCTCCACCGACGAGCTGCACGAAATCTTCGCCGAGTGGAACAAGGGCGAGCTCGACAGCTACCTGATCGAGATCACGGCCGACATCTTCTCCAAGAAGGACCCGGAGACGGGCCAGGCGATGGTCGACGTCATCCTCGATTCCGCCGGCCAGAAGGGCACGGGCAAATGGACGAGCCAAAGCGCCCTCGATCTCGGCGTGCCGCTGTCGATCATCACGCAGTCCGTCTTCTCGCGCTTCCTGTCCGCGATGAAGGAAGAGCGCGTCGCCGCGAGCAAGGTGCTCAGCGGGCCGAAGCCGGCTCCGTACGCGGGCGACAAGGCCGCCTTCGTCGAGGCGGTGCGCAAGGCGCTGTTCGCGAGCAAAATCTGTTCCTATGCCCAAGGCTTCGCCCAGATGCGCGCCGCATCCGAAGAATACGGCTGGGATCTGCGCTACGGCAACATCGCGATGATTTTCCGCGGCGGCTGCATCATCCGCGCCCGCTTCCTGCAGAACATCATGGACGCGTACGACCGCGATCCCGGCCTCAAGAACCTGCTGCTGGACGATTACTTCAAACATGCGGTCGAGTCGTACCAAGGCGCATGGCGCGAAGTCGTCACGACGGCCGTCGCGAGCGGCATCCCGGTACCGGGCTTCTCCAGCGCGCTGGCGTACTTCGACAGCTACCGCACGGAGCGCCTCCCGGCGAACCTGCTGCAGGCGCAGCGCGACTATTTCGGCGCGCATACGTTCCAGCGCGTCGACAAGGAAGGCGTCTTCCACTTCGAGTGGATGGACTCCAGCGAAGGCTAA